A portion of the Juglans microcarpa x Juglans regia isolate MS1-56 chromosome 1D, Jm3101_v1.0, whole genome shotgun sequence genome contains these proteins:
- the LOC121248686 gene encoding uncharacterized protein At2g39795, mitochondrial-like encodes MAFTSIFRKSVSSFAPVVSRLVRGQRSCHTALFTAINHANLSRSPSLSFLVPTLNYSSTTKRPSADESLIRVIESEIKCLEDTDDYDRVEEIPTSFPFQIEDNPGFQTLTLKRTYQGESIEVEVHMPDLVTGEAAADDDDGEKANQSSLPLAVVVSKEGGPSLEFSCAAYPDEIVIDCLSVKHPEISEDEIAYRGPDFHDLDENLQKAFHKYLEMRGIKPSTIDFLHEYMINKNSREELIWMKKLKKFIEA; translated from the exons ATGGCCTTCACCTCCATTTTTCGCAAATCGGTTTCTTCTTTTGCTCCAGTCGTGAGTCGACTTGTTCGGGGACAAAGAAGTTGCCATACGGCCCTTTTCACGGCCATAAACCACGCCAATCTCTCTCGGAGCCCCTCTCTGAGCTTTTTGGTTCCTACCCTTAACTACTCTTCTACTACGAAGCGTCCGAGTGCTGATGAAAGCCTCATCCGGGTAATTGAGTCAGAGATCAAATGTTTGGAGGATACCGATGATTACGATCGG GTCGAAGAGATTCCAACCAGTTTTCCTTTCCAAATTGAAGATAATCCAGGGTTTCAAACTCTAACACTGAAAAGAACGTATCAAGGTGAAAGCATAGAAGTTGAAGTTCACATGCCTGATCTAGTTACTGGTGAAGCTGctgctgatgatgatgatggtgaaaAGGCCAATCAATCTAGCTTGCCACTCGCTGTCGTTGTCTCCAAGGAGGGTGGACCTAGTTTAGAGTTCAGTTGCGCTGCTTACCCAGATGAAATTGTGATTGATTGCTTGTCAGTTAAACATCCAGAAATTTCTGAGGATGAGATTGCCTATAGGGGGCCTGACTTCCA TGATTTGGATGAGAACCTGCAAAAGGCTTTCCATAAGTATTTAGAGATGAGAGGAATCAAGCCCAGCACAATTGATTTCTTACACGAGTATATGATCAACAAGAACAGTAGAGAAGAATTGATTTGGATGAAGAAACTTAAGAAGTTCATTGAAGCCTGA
- the LOC121248493 gene encoding protein YIPF1 homolog isoform X2: protein MQIFPPNNGGERGKGYQTLGSPPEGFEQQPENGWKGVFSISSYTQYFNVDTDIVLNRLMSSLYPIGGDFFSKIDANPDLYGLIWISTTLVFLLAAFGNCATYLMEKHSDSTTSWSFDVSYVNLAAGSVYGYAIVVPVAFYFLLQYLGSNASLVRFWCLWGYSLFVFVLASFLLLIPVEFLRWIIIILAGSASACFVALNLRSYIAGSDLSLMVVAAFFLQLALAIFIKVSFFP from the exons AAGGATTTGAGCAACAACCGGAAAATGGCTGGAAAGGGGTGTTTAGTATCTCATCATACACACAATATTTCAATGTCGATACAGACATTGTCCTAAACAGACTGATGAGTTCTTTGTATCCCATTGGCGGAGACTTTTTTAGCAAGATTGATGCTAACCCTGACCT ATATGGGCTTATCTGGATATCCACTACATTGGTATTTTTGCTTGCTGCTTTTGGAAATTGTGCCACCTACCTCATGGAGAAACACAGCGACAGCACTACTTCATGGAGCTTTGATGTCAGCTACGTAAATTTGGCAGCAGGTTCAGTCTATGGCTATGCAATTGTGGTGCCAGTGGCATTTTACTTCTTGCTCCAGTATCTAGGTTCAAATGCCAGCCTTGTTCGATTTTGGTGCTTGTGGGGAtattctctctttgtttttgttctggCCTCG TTTCTGTTGCTCATTCCGGTTGAGTTTCTTCGGTGGATCATTATAATTCTTGCTGGTTCTGCGTCAGCATGCTTTGTAGCCTTGAATCTCAGGTCTTATATAGCGGGAAGTGATCTTTCGTTGATGGTGGTTGCTGCATTTTTCTTGCAATTGGCTTTGGCAATCTTCATCAAGGTCTCGTTCTTCCCATGA